The Arthrobacter sp. OAP107 DNA segment GGCGGGAGGCGAACGGGCGCGCAGCGGCGATCTGGTCCACCCAGCGCGGGACGTCGATGCAGGGACGCAGGACAGCGTCGGCGGCGTCCCTGTCCGCGGCATTGAATTCGGCAAGCTTCACGTTGTGATCCTCAGGCAAATGCTGGCATCCATGGTGACGGCTATGCGGAGGGCCGGATACTCTCCCGGCGATCGCCACCCCCTGGCTCGGAAGTGTCGAGTTCCGCATCATGGAACTGTTATTTCAGCATACGTAATAGTGAAGCGGAGCGGGTCCGTCGGTGTCAAGAGACTACAGCAGGAGTCGGGCTGGGCCGGTGGCAACGCTTCCTCACTTTTCGTCGGGTCGCGCGCAACGCTTCCTCGCTCGGTGCGGAAGGGTTTGGTTTTCTCTGCAGGATCCGAGGAAGGGTTGGGGGAGGTATGGGGTGGTGGGGCCCTCCGGGGTCCAAGAATTGTCGAAGTTCTGAGAAGTACGCTGTCCATGCCGTGGCTATCCGCTGCGGCACCGCTCCGGCCGGAAGATAATCGGGTATGCAGATCCTGGTGGTTGAAGACGACGAATCCGTGGCCGCCGGCGTGCTGGAGGGCCTGACCAGGGCCGGCTTCCAGGCCCGGCATGTCGCCGACGGGGCGGGAGCGCTCGCCGAGATCCGGTCCTCCAGCCCTGACTTCGTGCTCCTTGACCTGGGGCTGCCGGACATGGACGGCACGGACGTCTGCCGCTCCATCCGCTCGCTGACCATGACGCCCATCATCGTCGTCAGTGCCCGCGATGAGGAGATCGACCGGGTGCTGGCCCTGGAGTTGGGCGCGGACGATTACCTGGTGAAGCCGTTCGGCATGCGCGAACTCATCGCCCGGATCCGGGCCGTGGCCCGGCGCACGGCCGAGCCCCAGTCCGGGACAGCCACACCGGCCGACGGCACCCGCGTAATCGGCACGCTGAGCATCGACCAGCGCTCGCGCCGGGTCCTGGTGGGCGGCAGTGAAATCCACCTCACCGCCAAGGAGTTCGAGCTCCTCTATTACCTGGCAGAGGACCCCGGTGCCGTGTGCCAGCGCAGCGACATCCTCCGCGCCGTGTGGGACGGCACCTGGTACGGAACCACCAAGACCCTGGACGCGCACGTGGCTGCAATCCGGAAAAAGCTCGGCGACCCCCGCTGGATCGAGGCGGTGCGCGGCGTCGGATTCAGGCTGGACGTGCCCGGGTGAGGTGGCGGCTGATTGGCGCGTTTATGGCCATCACGCTCCTGGTGGTGCTGGTGCAGGACATTCCCCTGGGCAGCTACCTCGTCCGGGTCGAACGTGACCGCCTGGCCACCTCGCTGGAACGCGATGCCTTCCTGCTCAGCGGGCGGGCCCGGCAGCTGCTGGAGACGGGCGGTCCGGCACCCGAGACGGTGGCCGCGGCCGTCCGCGATTACGGCCGTGCCAGCGGTGCCCGCGTAGTGGTGGTGGACCGCGCCGGCACAGCGGTGGCAACATCCGACGACGACCAGTCGGCTACCGGGGCCTCATACCTTTCGCGCCCCGAGATTTCCGCCGCGCTCGCCGGCCAGATCACCTCGGGCCAACGCCACTCGGACACCCTGGGGTTCGACCTGGTGTACGTCACGGTTCCCGTGCTTAGCGGCGAAAACATCACCGGGGCGGTGCGTCTGACCTACCCGGCTTCGGTGGTGGACGACCGCGTCTCCGGACAGCTCAGGGTCATGTGGGCGGTGGCGGGCACCACCGTGCTGCTCGCCGGGCTGCTTGCCTACGTGATGGCCGGCGCCGTGACCAGGCGCATCAAGCGCCTGCAGAAGGCCACGGAGCTGCTGGCGGAAGGCAACCTGGCCACCCGCACCGAGGAGGAGCAGGGCCCGCCGGAGCTGCGCACCCTGGCCCGGTCCTTCAACCAGATGGCCGACCGGCTCGAGCACCTGCTGCAGCAGCAGCGCGGATTTGCCAGCGACGCGTCCCACCAGCTGCGCACCCCGCTGACGGGACTGCGGCTGCGGCTGGAGAACGCTGTGGACGCCGTCGGCAACGATCCCGAGGGCGCGCGCGTCATGGTGGCCGACTCGCTGGAGGAGACATACCGGCTGCAGCGGATCATTGACGGCCTGCTCCTGCTGAGCCGGGCGGACAGCCGCCAGGTGGACCGGAAGGACGTGGACCTCAGCGAGATCGCCAGGAACCGCGTGGAACAGTGGGAGGCGCTGGCCGAGGAAAGCGGGGTGCGGACGGTGCTGGACGCGGTTCCGGAGGCCAGGGTAACGGCCATGCCCGGCGCGGCGGAACAGATCATCGACAACCTCATCGACAACGCCCTGGCCGTGGCCCCCCAGGACTCGGAGATCCGCCTCGTGGTCCGGCCGGACGGCGCCTCGGGAGGCTATGAGCTACACGTGCTCGACGACGGTCCAGGGCTTTCCGCGGAGGACCGGCACCGGGCCTTCAACCGCTTTTGGCGCGGCCAGTCAACGTCCGAGGGCAGCGGCCTGGGCCTGGCCATCGTCAAGCAGCTCGCCGAGGCCAGCGGCGCGGCGGCGTCCCTCGAGGCCAGGACCGGAGGCCCGGGCCTGGACGCCCGAGTCACCTTCAAGGCGGCCCCCGCCCCTGAGCGGAATTTCGACCACCGCCGGAATCCAACCATTCCCCAGAAGTCGACCACCGCGCGGACAGCAGATGCACCGTAGCGGGTTTCACCATAGTCTGGCCCAGTGGAAACAGGCACCGTGAAATCCGGCGAACAGGTTGACAGGCAAGCACGCATTCTCGAGGCGGCGCTGGACCTGCTGTCACGCCACGGCATCTCGGGTGTGAACATGCGCGCCGTGGCCCGCGAAGCCGGGGTCGCTCTCGGGCTCGTCAACTACTACTACGAAGACAAGTCAAGCCTGATCCGTGCGGCACTGCACCGGATTGACGAGCGCGACCTTGAGCTGGTGGCGCCCGACCCGGCATCCTCCCCGGACGAACAGCTGCAGAAAGCCCTCCGGCGCGTTGCGGACCCGGAACTGCTGACCACGCAGTACCTGTCCCTGCGCCTCCACCTGTGGGCGCTCGCGCAGGCCCACGAAGACTTTGCGCTGATCAATGCCGCGGCATTCGACCGGTATCTCGACGGGCTCGCGGCTTTGATCGGGAATGCGAAACCCGAGCTTTCCGCCGCTGAATGCAAGGAGCGGGCCGCCGACATCGTCGTCGTGCAGAACGGCATGTGGCTCACGGCCCTCCTTGGCGTCGACGAGGCATCCATCCAGCGGAGCCTCGCCCGCACGGAGCAGATCGCCTTCGCCGCGTAGCGGTTACAAGGCCCAGCGGCCACAAGTCCTAGGTAAAACACGGCCTTCCCCGGCCTGGGCAGACCTGTGCCGAAAAAATCTTGAACATCGGTTCAGTTTTAACCTTGAACGCTTGTTCAATCTGGACTAATCTACTTGAGTATGATCTACACCACACAAACGGGGTCCCGCGGAAATAACGGCGTTTCATCGGCGGCTTCCGGACTGCGGCTCAGGGAAAACACCATCAGCCGCACTCCCTGACCATCTCGTCAAACCCCCACCGCCAGCGTCCGGACGAAGGACAATCCGCTCCCGGCAGGTGACCTGCACCAGGTAGAAGGAGATTTTGCATGACACAGACCAATTACGACTACGTCATCGTGGGTGGCGGAAGCGCGGGCTCCGTTCTCGCCAACCGCCTGAGCGACGGAGGCCAGAGCAGCGTCCTGGTCCTGGAGGCCGGGCGGAGCGATTACCCCTGGGACCTCTTCATCCAGATGCCCGCGGCGCTGACCTTCCCCAGCGGCAATCCGTTCTATGACTGGCGCTACGAGTCCGATCCCGAGCCCTACATGGGCGGCCGCCGCGTGGCTCACGCCCGGGGCAAGGTCCTCGGAGGTTCGAGCTCCATCAACGGCATGATCTTCCAGCGCGGCAACCCGCTCGACTACGAGCGCTGGGGCGCCGACGCCGGCATGGAAACGTGGGACTTCGCGCACTGCCTCCCGTACTTCAACCGGATGGAAAACGCGCTGGCCGCCGACCCCGATGATGAACTGCGCGGACACTCCGGCCCGCTGGTGCTGGAGCGCGGCCCGGCCACCAACCCGCTGTTCCAGGCCTTCTTCGCCGCCGCCCAGGAAGCCGGCTACCCCCTGACCGACGACGTCAACGGCTACCGGCAGGAGGGCTTCGCCGCATTCGACCGCAACGTCCACAAGGGGCAGCGGCTCTCCGCCTCCCGCGCCTACCTGCGGCCCGAATTCGGCCGGAAGAACCTGACCGTCCTGACCCGGGCCCTCGTCACCAAGGTCAACTTCAAGGGCAACGTGGCCACCGGCGTCACGTACCGCCGCAACGGCAAGACCCACCAGGTAAGCGCGGGTGAAGTGATCCTGGCCGGCGGCGCCATCAACACCCCGCAGCTGCTGCAGCTCTCCGGCGTGGGCAACGCAGCCCACCTGAACTCGCTGGGCATCAACTCCGTGGTGAACCTGCCCGGCGTCGGCGAAAACCTCCAGGACCACCTCGAGGTCTACATCCAGCACGCCTGCACCCAGCCGGTCTCCATGCAGCCGGCCCTGGACCTGTGGCGCTACCCGCTGATCGGGCTGCAGTGGATGCTGGGACGGAAGGGCCCCGCAGCCACCAACCACTTCGAGGGCGGCGGTTTCGTCCGCTCCAACGAGGACGTGGACTACCCCAACCTGATGTTCCACTTCCTCCCGGTGGCCGTCCGCTACGACGGCCAGAAGGCTGATGCCAAGCACGGCTACCAGGTGCACATCGGGCCCATGTACTCCGACGCCCGCGGCAGCCTGAAGATCAAGTCCACCGATCCCACGGTGCATCCGTCCATGCTGTTCAACTACCTCTCGACCGACCAGGACCGCCGCGAATGGGTCGAGGCGATCCACGTCGCCCGCGACATCCTCGGCCAGTCCGCCATGGGGCCCTTCAATGGCGGCGAGCTTTCCCCCGGCCGCGCCGTGCAGACCGACGCGGAGATCCTCGACTGGGTGGCCCGCGACGCCGAGACGGCACTGCACCCCTCCTGCACCGCGAAGATGGGCCCGGACTCCGATCCCATGGCCGTGGTGAACCCGCTGGACATGACCGTGCACGGCACCAGCGGCCTCCGCGTGGTGGACGCCTCGGCCATGCCGTACGTCACGAACGGCAACATCTACGCCCCGGTGATGATGCTTGCCGAAAAGGCCGCCGACCTGATCGCCGGCAAGGCCCCGCTCGCGCCCCAGCACACCGAGTTCTACCGGCACGGGGTGAGCCCGCTGGAACGCGGCGGATCCGCGCCGGCAGCAGCCGCCGTGGCAGCGAAAGGCTAAGGGCATGAGCGTGACAACCGAAACCAAGCTTGAGCTCGCCCGCGGCCTCTATATCGACGGCGGTTGGCAGCAGCCGTCCGACGGCGCAACTACCGTTGTGCGCTGCCCGGCGGACGGGCGCGAGGTGGCTGTGGTCGCCAAGTCGACGGCCGAGGACGCGGAGCGGGCGATCGCCAGTGCGCGGGCCGCGTTCGACGACGGCCCGTGGCGGCGGCTGACGGACATCGAGCGCGGTGCCGTCATGCTCCGTGTCGCGGACCTGCTGGAGCGGGACAAGGCCGCCTATGCGCGGGCCGAGGCGCTGGACACGGGCAAGCGGCTCGTGGAGGCGGAGTACGACATGGACGACATCGCCGCGTGCTTCCGGTACTACGGCAAGGTCGCCGGGCTTGACGCCGGCCGGGTCGTCGACACCGGCCGGGCGGACGCGATCAGCCGTGTGGTGTACGAACCGCTCGGAGTCTGCACGCTGATTGCGCCGTGGAACTATCCGCTGCTGCAGGCGGCATGGAAGGT contains these protein-coding regions:
- a CDS encoding response regulator transcription factor, with the translated sequence MQILVVEDDESVAAGVLEGLTRAGFQARHVADGAGALAEIRSSSPDFVLLDLGLPDMDGTDVCRSIRSLTMTPIIVVSARDEEIDRVLALELGADDYLVKPFGMRELIARIRAVARRTAEPQSGTATPADGTRVIGTLSIDQRSRRVLVGGSEIHLTAKEFELLYYLAEDPGAVCQRSDILRAVWDGTWYGTTKTLDAHVAAIRKKLGDPRWIEAVRGVGFRLDVPG
- a CDS encoding ATP-binding protein codes for the protein MAITLLVVLVQDIPLGSYLVRVERDRLATSLERDAFLLSGRARQLLETGGPAPETVAAAVRDYGRASGARVVVVDRAGTAVATSDDDQSATGASYLSRPEISAALAGQITSGQRHSDTLGFDLVYVTVPVLSGENITGAVRLTYPASVVDDRVSGQLRVMWAVAGTTVLLAGLLAYVMAGAVTRRIKRLQKATELLAEGNLATRTEEEQGPPELRTLARSFNQMADRLEHLLQQQRGFASDASHQLRTPLTGLRLRLENAVDAVGNDPEGARVMVADSLEETYRLQRIIDGLLLLSRADSRQVDRKDVDLSEIARNRVEQWEALAEESGVRTVLDAVPEARVTAMPGAAEQIIDNLIDNALAVAPQDSEIRLVVRPDGASGGYELHVLDDGPGLSAEDRHRAFNRFWRGQSTSEGSGLGLAIVKQLAEASGAAASLEARTGGPGLDARVTFKAAPAPERNFDHRRNPTIPQKSTTARTADAP
- a CDS encoding TetR/AcrR family transcriptional regulator; translated protein: METGTVKSGEQVDRQARILEAALDLLSRHGISGVNMRAVAREAGVALGLVNYYYEDKSSLIRAALHRIDERDLELVAPDPASSPDEQLQKALRRVADPELLTTQYLSLRLHLWALAQAHEDFALINAAAFDRYLDGLAALIGNAKPELSAAECKERAADIVVVQNGMWLTALLGVDEASIQRSLARTEQIAFAA
- the betA gene encoding choline dehydrogenase, translating into MTQTNYDYVIVGGGSAGSVLANRLSDGGQSSVLVLEAGRSDYPWDLFIQMPAALTFPSGNPFYDWRYESDPEPYMGGRRVAHARGKVLGGSSSINGMIFQRGNPLDYERWGADAGMETWDFAHCLPYFNRMENALAADPDDELRGHSGPLVLERGPATNPLFQAFFAAAQEAGYPLTDDVNGYRQEGFAAFDRNVHKGQRLSASRAYLRPEFGRKNLTVLTRALVTKVNFKGNVATGVTYRRNGKTHQVSAGEVILAGGAINTPQLLQLSGVGNAAHLNSLGINSVVNLPGVGENLQDHLEVYIQHACTQPVSMQPALDLWRYPLIGLQWMLGRKGPAATNHFEGGGFVRSNEDVDYPNLMFHFLPVAVRYDGQKADAKHGYQVHIGPMYSDARGSLKIKSTDPTVHPSMLFNYLSTDQDRREWVEAIHVARDILGQSAMGPFNGGELSPGRAVQTDAEILDWVARDAETALHPSCTAKMGPDSDPMAVVNPLDMTVHGTSGLRVVDASAMPYVTNGNIYAPVMMLAEKAADLIAGKAPLAPQHTEFYRHGVSPLERGGSAPAAAAVAAKG